In the genome of Saccharospirillaceae bacterium, the window GTTTTCCTGAGCAGAGCGATAACCGCAGCGGGATTTGGTTTGCTGATCGCCGGTAAAAAATACACGGCTGACCGCATAAACTTCCGCTAATAATGTCGGCTCTATACCAATGTCGCTGATTTGCATAAACCCAGACTGGCTTAAGCTCTTGTGGATTGCCTGCGCCGGGGCAGGATGTGGATAAAAGGGGATGACAGGTAAGGTCATTTTTGCTCTCTTTAAAAAATGGGTGACAATGCCGCGTCCGCTCAATCGAGGCGCAGACGCATGAGTTAAGTTAAAGAGATTTTGTGTTACCAGCCCACCAGGCCAGGCACCAGTGGAAGAAGCCGTAACTGCATGGCAGTAAATTAAGCTTACTAAAGTGAGGAATGCTCGCCGGCTGTTTGACACAACCGTGAGCCAGTACCGTGAGCAACGACATTAAATCGATCAGCAATCCTAAAACACCGCATGTAAAGCGGTGTGATGTCATACTCATTGATTGAAAAAACGAAGTGGTTGCCACGCGCCTGCTCTGTATATGGTATAAATAAAATACTACACGGCAGCCGGTTAAATGCAATGGGAAAATTATCGGTAAAACCCAATTGAAGCATGCTCCGAAATCGCCTTAAAACTCAATCAGCCTGCGCGTTTTCCTGCTTTAATGGCAACAACAAAGTAAACTCGGTAAACACACCGGGTTCGCTCTCGCAGTGAATCGAACCATCCAGTCGCTGCATAATGTTATACACCACCGATAAGCCAAGCCCGGTTCCCTCGCCGATGGGTTTGGTGGTAAAGAAGGGCTCAAATATTTTCTGCTGGATGTCAGCTGTCATCCCCGGGCCGTTATCCCGGATCCGAATATGCAGCATATTATCGAGCTCTTTGGCGCTTATCTGAATAACCGGCTCAGCCGTATCCGCCTTTTCCATTGCCTGCACAGCGTTTTTAATCAGATTCACCAGTACTTGCTCAATGAGACCGGAGTGCGAATGTAACACGCCATTAAACTCAACATCCCGCTGGATACTGACCTTGTTGTCCAGGTCATATCGCATCATCTTCAGAGTGTCGTCCAGCAGCACAGAGAAATCACAAACCTCTTTTTCTCCGGTCTGATTATGAGAAAAAGAGCGTAAGTCGCTAATGATATTTTTAACCCGTTGCAGACCATTAAAAGAATCAGCGACGATTGCTCTGATATCTTCCAAAATAAACGGTATACCCGCCTGCTCCTCAAATTCACTGAGACTTTGTTTGAGATGAGCCGCTTTTTGATCCTGCTGAATGTCTATGGCAGTTAACAGCTCACTCTGCATGGACTGCAACTGAATAATGTTATCCAGATAGCTATCCATTGAGGAGAAGTTGCTGATCACAAATGACAGTGGATTATTAATTTCGTGAGCGATACCCGCTGCCATACGCCCGATACTGGCGAGCTTTTCGTTGTGTGCCAATGCCTGTTTAGTGGATTTAAGCTCCAGCAGCGTATCCCGCAGACGGGTATATTGTTTCTTGAGGCTCGACTCAGCCTGTTTGCGCTCTAACAACACCGTAAGCTGCTCAGCGGCCTTATTGATAATCGTAATCTGCTTCATGGAAACCCGCTCCATCTCCTGTTCGGGGATCAGGTAAAGCAATAAACACACTACGCGTTTATACACCACGATGGGGAATGCCAGATAACTACCAATATGAGTGGTTATAAGTTGGGTAACCGGCTCCAGTCCGCCACTTTCATCGAGCAGGTGAATTTGTGGATGCTGTTCTTCTATTGCCTGAGCAAGGCTGGCCGGCAGCCCGCCCTCTGATAACAATGCCTGCATAGTTTTTGCCAGATCGTTGCTGGCAGTATCGGAACCACGCACCCGAAAACGCGATGTGTTTTCCAGGTAAATTTCGAAACTGCAGTGGGCATGGCATAATCTCGCCAGCGCATTTGAGAAGGTTGAAAGCAGCGCCGTGAGCTTTTCGTCGCCTCGTGAAAAGCGTGTGATACACACCAGCAATTCTGTTTCTGCATCGTGCTGACGGTAGGTGTTTTCAATATACTCAAAAGTGGCCAGCTCCCGTTTGAGCACACTGGCATTAAACTTGGCTTTCGCTTCAGACGCCGTTAAACAGGCATTGATTTGGTACTCTTCCAGCCAGACTACTTCGTCCAGTTGCTGAGTGGGGTTATGCATAAGAATGATACGGGTATCCTGGTTAACCAGCCCCTGACGAATATACTGGGCTACCGACTGACAGAGGGAAATATCATCATCGGAGCCTACACAGAGTATAACCAGTGAGGGCTTACAACTGCGCAGTGTCTTTTTAGCGTTTCTCAGGCTGGTTAATTTTTCGCAGTGCATTGTGTTATCCGGCAAAAATGCCGCTAAGTCTGGACTCTGACCAACCAAAAACACTGGATTTTCCATACATTTACCCAACACTACCGTTTCTGAAAACTCTGCTATATTTGAAAGATAGTCGTTGCCTGCAGTTACGCAAACAATTACGCAGTTTAGAAAAAAGGAAAGTAAAAATGAAGTTAGTGAGATTGGTGTACTACAGCCATGCCTCGCGGGAAATGTCACTTATCGATCTGAAATCCATTCTCGACACCGCCCGCCGTAACAATCAGGCCGAGGGCATTTGCGGTATGCTTTCTTACGAACAACAATATTTTTTGCAGGCGCTGGAAGGCGAACGCAGCGCCGTTAACGAGCTTTACCTGGATATTGCTGATGACCCCCGCCATGACGAAATCACTATTATCAGCTATGAGGAAATCACCGCCCCTATTTTCAAACAGTGGAAAATGGGCTACGCCGGCGGCAGTGCCGAGTTTACTAAATTGCTCAAAGAGATGGGCCA includes:
- a CDS encoding 2-oxoglutarate and iron-dependent oxygenase domain-containing protein, translating into MTLPVIPFYPHPAPAQAIHKSLSQSGFMQISDIGIEPTLLAEVYAVSRVFFTGDQQTKSRCGYRSAQENFGYQGLLEENLDPTAPADIKETFTMRSFVLGI
- a CDS encoding ATP-binding protein — translated: MENPVFLVGQSPDLAAFLPDNTMHCEKLTSLRNAKKTLRSCKPSLVILCVGSDDDISLCQSVAQYIRQGLVNQDTRIILMHNPTQQLDEVVWLEEYQINACLTASEAKAKFNASVLKRELATFEYIENTYRQHDAETELLVCITRFSRGDEKLTALLSTFSNALARLCHAHCSFEIYLENTSRFRVRGSDTASNDLAKTMQALLSEGGLPASLAQAIEEQHPQIHLLDESGGLEPVTQLITTHIGSYLAFPIVVYKRVVCLLLYLIPEQEMERVSMKQITIINKAAEQLTVLLERKQAESSLKKQYTRLRDTLLELKSTKQALAHNEKLASIGRMAAGIAHEINNPLSFVISNFSSMDSYLDNIIQLQSMQSELLTAIDIQQDQKAAHLKQSLSEFEEQAGIPFILEDIRAIVADSFNGLQRVKNIISDLRSFSHNQTGEKEVCDFSVLLDDTLKMMRYDLDNKVSIQRDVEFNGVLHSHSGLIEQVLVNLIKNAVQAMEKADTAEPVIQISAKELDNMLHIRIRDNGPGMTADIQQKIFEPFFTTKPIGEGTGLGLSVVYNIMQRLDGSIHCESEPGVFTEFTLLLPLKQENAQAD
- a CDS encoding BLUF domain-containing protein, with product MKLVRLVYYSHASREMSLIDLKSILDTARRNNQAEGICGMLSYEQQYFLQALEGERSAVNELYLDIADDPRHDEITIISYEEITAPIFKQWKMGYAGGSAEFTKLLKEMGQTEFLPETMSPRQAFQFLQHLAGNQDNL